A region from the Thermoplasmatales archaeon genome encodes:
- the top6B_1 gene encoding Type 2 DNA topoisomerase 6 subunit B translates to MQVNYWNVMVAGKTTTSHYKEISIAEFFEKNRHILGFDSPQRSLFMIVKEALDNSLDACEEGKILPEIYVEVSRKTGDTFCITVRDNGPGIERLEIPRVFGQLLYGSRFHAVRQSRGQQGIGITAAILYGQITTGESAKIRTKIAESDTGFEIFLQINVKENRGTVVSEKPVIMGQDHGTEISITAKGKYQTGKQSIIEYLRETAVVNPNMNLTFMDPDGQKTVFRRSTEMLPVPARSIKPHPLGLEPGEIIGLASVSGEKSLRAFLTGEFNRVSDHIADEILRVSGIDGDLSPREMKAETAIKLRQVFGTVKLMPPPVDCLSPLGEEFIRRGLKTIYEELHPAFYSKPVKRPVSVYNGNPFSVEVGIVYGGEIRGDDQIRIIRYANKVPLLYQGGACAITRAVSEIDWRPYGMDQKQGIGVPFGPMIILVHVFGTRVPYTSESKEAVAAIPEIIEEIKLALRSVGRGLRSFMNRNDRKEKANEKFNLVMNIIPEIGKKCAAILGRNEPNIDRVISLVANVVFINEASSRTDDGFDVTVKISNFTTEDRTFELYAEPVFGKIEGNAKWVIPPILSAKSFELKFKLLVGPERYPGVDYYTTGINPVLVHGAEPLPGDWSLREEEAEEDVQ, encoded by the coding sequence ATGCAAGTGAATTATTGGAACGTCATGGTCGCGGGGAAAACAACCACCTCTCATTATAAGGAAATATCCATTGCTGAATTCTTCGAAAAGAACAGGCATATCCTTGGATTTGATTCCCCGCAGCGCTCCCTCTTCATGATCGTGAAGGAGGCTCTCGACAACTCCCTCGATGCCTGCGAGGAGGGTAAGATACTTCCTGAAATTTATGTGGAGGTTTCAAGGAAAACAGGTGACACCTTTTGCATAACAGTTAGAGATAACGGCCCGGGCATTGAGAGGCTTGAAATACCAAGAGTATTTGGGCAGCTCCTGTACGGATCGAGGTTCCACGCTGTCAGGCAGTCGCGTGGACAGCAGGGTATCGGCATCACGGCGGCAATACTCTATGGACAGATCACAACCGGAGAATCGGCCAAGATACGCACAAAAATAGCAGAATCGGATACCGGCTTCGAGATATTCCTGCAAATAAATGTTAAGGAGAACAGGGGTACGGTGGTTTCTGAAAAGCCAGTCATAATGGGGCAAGACCATGGGACGGAAATTTCAATAACCGCAAAGGGAAAGTACCAGACAGGAAAACAGTCCATAATAGAATACCTTAGAGAAACTGCGGTTGTTAACCCTAACATGAACCTGACATTTATGGATCCGGACGGCCAGAAAACCGTATTCCGTAGAAGCACAGAAATGCTTCCTGTGCCAGCAAGGTCAATCAAGCCGCATCCTCTAGGGCTGGAACCGGGGGAGATTATCGGCCTGGCTTCTGTATCGGGTGAAAAGAGTCTAAGGGCATTCCTGACGGGGGAGTTCAACAGGGTAAGCGATCATATCGCTGATGAAATTCTCAGGGTATCTGGCATTGATGGTGATTTGTCCCCGAGGGAAATGAAGGCAGAGACAGCAATAAAACTCCGGCAGGTCTTCGGGACGGTAAAGCTGATGCCGCCACCTGTTGACTGCCTTTCCCCTCTGGGAGAGGAGTTTATAAGGCGCGGGCTTAAGACCATATACGAGGAACTGCATCCCGCATTCTATTCAAAGCCAGTGAAGAGACCGGTGTCTGTATACAACGGCAACCCGTTCTCGGTTGAAGTCGGGATCGTATATGGCGGAGAAATCCGTGGTGATGACCAGATAAGGATAATCAGGTATGCCAATAAGGTCCCTCTTCTCTATCAGGGTGGTGCCTGTGCTATTACCAGGGCGGTGTCGGAAATAGACTGGAGACCATACGGAATGGATCAGAAGCAGGGGATTGGAGTACCATTCGGTCCAATGATAATACTTGTCCATGTCTTTGGAACAAGGGTGCCGTATACGTCAGAATCGAAGGAGGCAGTTGCGGCAATTCCTGAAATTATTGAAGAAATTAAGCTAGCTCTCCGGTCCGTGGGACGCGGGTTACGCTCATTCATGAACAGAAATGACAGGAAAGAAAAGGCAAATGAAAAATTTAACCTTGTAATGAATATCATTCCAGAGATAGGTAAAAAATGCGCCGCTATACTCGGCCGGAATGAGCCCAATATTGATCGTGTGATTTCGCTAGTCGCAAACGTTGTTTTCATCAACGAAGCAAGCTCCCGGACCGATGATGGGTTTGATGTTACGGTAAAAATATCCAACTTCACAACAGAAGATCGCACGTTTGAACTTTATGCTGAGCCGGTTTTCGGGAAAATAGAAGGAAATGCGAAGTGGGTAATTCCTCCTATACTTTCAGCAAAAAGCTTTGAGTTAAAGTTTAAGTTGCTAGTAGGCCCGGAAAGATACCCTGGCGTGGACTATTATACCACAGGCATCAATCCTGTTCTTGTCCACGGAGCCGAACCACTGCCAGGTGACTGGTCGCTGCGTGAAGAGGAGGCGGAAGAAGATGTGCAGTGA